The Setaria italica strain Yugu1 chromosome IX, Setaria_italica_v2.0, whole genome shotgun sequence genome has a window encoding:
- the LOC101756614 gene encoding nuclear intron maturase 2, mitochondrial — translation MPPPRRALLTSLLRLRAFSSIASPHPHPPAPPRRHQFQFVSDPAASTSRGVLGGIGGAGAGSGNPLDPTQLLRDDPVAITASLWVSSFRATADSVSASSTPAPPQSLTPFLSRLELWVLAYQKAYADETGSYLPRSSIPASTLASLLSLRNAVLDARFRFGNRLTPFIQSPRSANAPDPATLSKRKLRALLTTPGPPPFQDRVVQELLLLLLEPVYEARFSPKSFAFRPGRSPHAAIRTIRRSFAPYLWYIKGDLSPLLHSPDPALVVGALIRDVRDKKVVDLIRSALLTPVVTASDDAAVKKKTKRKYQKKKVLPEGEPKPDPYWLQTFFGFAPEEAMTQPDWGHCGVLSPLLANVCLDELDKWMEEKIKEFYKPSKSDVVGGDDGIEQGNTSWPEFVPTSGPDKTRKVDYIRYGGHFLIGVRGPRADAAVLRKQLVEFCDQRFRVKLDNESLPIEHITKGIMFLDHVLCRRVVYPTLRYTATGGKIISEKGVGTLLSVTASLKQCIKQFRKLEFLKGDREPDPQPCFRMFHATQAHTNSQMNKLLLTMAEWYRYADNRKKVVNFCSYIIRGSLAKLYAAKYKLRSRAKVYKIASRNLSRPLKDKKGQSPEYHNLLRMGLLDSIDGLQYTRMSMVPDPDYTPLPSGWRPDHEKILLEYIKLTDQQTLEEQRTCIREEGLITPQDYISMLVWGYKKNAVLLPSSKGSDTQGSTEDIGSDTDELGEKELGNEGRQGFPKFAEMS, via the coding sequence atgccgccgcctcgccgcgcgcttctcacctccctcctccgcctccgcgccttCTCCTCCATCGCCTCTCCACACCCCCACCCACCCGCTCCCCCACGGCGGCACCAGTTTCAGTTTGTCTCtgaccccgccgcctccacaaGCCGAGGCGTCCTCGGGGGCATCGGTGGCGCCGGTGCCGGGAGCGGGAACCCCTTGGACCCGACGCAGCTCCTCCGCGACGACCCGGTGGCAATCACCGCCTCCCTCTGGGTCTCCTCCTTCCGCGCCACCGCCGACTccgtctccgcctcgtccacccccgcgccgccgcagtcgCTCACCCCCTTCCTCTCGCGCCTCGAGCTGTGGGTGCTCGCCTACCAGAAGGCGTACGCCGACGAGACCGGCTCCTACCTGCCGCGCTCCTCCATCCCGGCCTCCACGCTCGCCTCCCTCCTCTCGCTCCGCAACGCCGTGCTCGACGCCCGCTTCCGCTTCGGCAACCGCCTCACCCCCTTCATCCAGTCCCCGCGCTCCGCCAACGCGCCGGACCCCGCCACTCTCTCCAAGCGTAAGCTCCGCGCCCTCCTCACAACCCCCGGTCCGCCGCCTTTCCAGGACCGCGTTGTGCAggagctgctcctgctccttctCGAGCCCGTCTACGAGGCTAGGTTCTCGCCAAAGTCCTTCGCCTTTCGCCCCGGTCGATCCCCTCATGCCGCGATCCGCACCATACGCCGCAGCTTTGCGCCATACCTCTGGTATATCAAAGGCGACCTCTCCCCACTCCTGCACTCGCCTGATCCTGCACTTGTCGTCGGTGCGCTAATCCGTGATGTGCGTGATAAGAAGGTGGTGGATTTGATCCGCTCGGCGTTGCTCACCCCGGTGGTGACTGCAAGTGATGATGCTGCGGtaaagaagaagacgaagaggaagtaccagaagaagaaggtgctgcCAGAGGGGGAGCCGAAGCCTGATCCTTACTGGTTGCAGACGTTCTTCGGGTTTGCACCGGAGGAGGCAATGACGCAGCCTGATTGGGGCCATTGTGGGGTGCTGAGCCCATTGCTTGCCAATGTGTGCCTGGATGAACTTGATAAGTGGATGGAAGAGAAGATTAAGGAGTTTTACAAACCATCCAAATCGGATGTTGTGGGAGGGGATGATGGTATTGAACAAGGTAATACATCGTGGCCGGAGTTTGTTCCCACGAGTGGGCCTGACAAGACAAGGAAGGTGGACTACATTCGATATGGCGGGCATTTCTTGATCGGTGTGAGGGGGCCAAGAGCCGATGCGGCAGTGCTCCGGAAGCAGCTAGTTGAATTTTGTGATCAGCGGTTCCGGGTCAAACTTGATAATGAAAGCCTCCCTATTGAGCACATCACTAAAGGGATCATGTTCCTTGATCATGTGCTGTGTCGTCGAGTTGTGTACCCAACGCTGCGTTACACAGCCACGGGTGGCAAGATCATAAGTGAGAAGGGAGTTGGTACACTGCTATCTGTGACAGCTAGTCTGAAGCAGTGCATCAAACAGTTCCGAAAGCTCGAGTTTTTAAAAGGAGACCGGGAACCAGACCCACAACCATGCTTCCGTATGTTCCATGCCACACAAGCTCACACAAATTCTCAGATGAATAAGCTTTTACTGACAATGGCAGAGTGGTACCGCTATGCTGATAACCGCAAGAAGGTGGTCAACTTCTGCTCTTATATCATAAGGGGATCTTTGGCAAAGCTATATGCTGCCAAGTACAAGTTGCGGTCAAGGGCAAAGGTCTATAAGATTGCATCAAGGAACCTTAGTCGCCCATTGAAAGATAAGAAAGGGCAGTCACCAGAGTATCACAATTTGCTGAGAATGGGCCTGTTGGATTCGATTGATGGTCTTCAGTATACAAGGATGTCGATGGTTCCTGATCCTGATTATACACCATTACCTAGTGGATGGCGTCCTGACCATGAGAAGATTTTGCTGGAGTATATAAAGCTCACAGATCAACAGACGTTGGAGGAGCAGCGAACTTGCATTAGAGAGGAGGGGCTTATAACACCACAGGACTATATTTCAATGCTTGTATGGGGGTACAAGAAAAATGCAGTTTTACTTCCTTCTTCAAAAGGGAGTGACACCCAAGGATCTACGGAGGACATTGGTTCAGATACTGATGAATTGGGTGAAAAAGAGCTAGGAAACGAGGGCCGTCAGGGTTTCCCAAAGTTTGCTGAGATGTCATGA
- the LOC101756208 gene encoding uncharacterized protein LOC101756208 — protein MRCKLHPYANAVGVCAPCLRDRLLALAAERAQAAEASSDGNSCGSSPPHLPARRHHHQHGHATEGAAAARGLFPRSVSPYAAHRRSDAGAYATSSSSQQQQPNLLFFRTPQVGPAAAAAAFRADEPAEEKKTALRRSFLSAIFGGGRRHGREEAGRKEKEPPRRSTSWLSAIIRRKRRPVDLSAAASFPAPPAHLDEEPESPGGSSSSWWFPSPSPARQHHRRGRHGVGGGAGASGDGISGFAVCLSPLVRPSSAGGRRRCQPPDPSSLGDSHRRHASAGGAASFGRNTSRKLADMGRFR, from the coding sequence ATGAGGTGCAAGCTCCACCCCTACGCCAACGCGGTGGGCGTCTGCGCGCCCTGCCTCCGCGACCgcctcctcgcgctcgccgccgagcGCGCGCAGGCCGCCGAGGCCAGCAGCGACGGCAACAGCTGCGGCAGCTCGCCCCCGCACCTGCCCGCGCggcggcaccaccaccagcacggCCACGCCACGGAAGGGGCCGCGGCCGCCAGGGGGTTGTTCCCGCGCTCCGTCTCGCCGTACGCCGCGCACCGCCGCTCCGACGCCGGCGCGTACGcgacctcctcgtcgtcgcagcagcagcagcccaacCTGCTCTTCTTCCGCACGCCGCAggtcggccccgccgccgcggccgccgccttccgcgccGACGAGCCCgcggaggagaagaagaccgCGCTCAGGCGGTCCTTCCTGTCGGCGAtcttcggcggcggcaggcggcacggccgggaggaggcgggcaggaaggagaaggagcctCCCCGGCGGTCCACCTCGTGGCTCTCCGCGATCATCCGCCGCAAGCGGAGGCCGGTGGACCTGTCCGCGGCGGCGTCcttcccggcgccgccggcgcatcTCGACGAGGAGCCCGAGTCCCCcgggggcagcagcagcagctggtggttcccctcgccgtcgccggccaggCAACACCACCGGCGCGGCCGgcacggcgtcggcggcggcgcgggcgccagCGGGGACGGGATCTCGGGGTTCGCGGTGTGCCTGAGCCCGCTGGTCCGGCCCAGCTCCGCGgggggccggcgccggtgccAGCCCCCCGACCCGTCCTCCCTGGGGGACAGCCACCGGCGCCACGCGTCCGCCGGGGGCGCCGCGTCCTTCGGGCGCAACACCTCCCGTAAGCTCGCCGATATGGGCAGGTTCCGATGA